Proteins from one Chroicocephalus ridibundus chromosome 16, bChrRid1.1, whole genome shotgun sequence genomic window:
- the CDC42 gene encoding cell division control protein 42 homolog isoform X1 — translation MQTIKCVVVGDGAVGKTCLLISYTTNKFPSEYVPTVFDNYAVTVMIGGEPYTLGLFDTAGQEDYDRLRPLSYPQTDVFLVCFSVVSPSSFENVKEKWVPEITHHCPKTPFLLVGTQIDLRDDPSTIEKLAKNKQKPITPETAEKLARDLKAVKYVECSALTQRGLKNVFDEAILAALEPPETQPKRKCCIF, via the exons ATGCAGACGATCAAGTGTGTAGTTGTGGGTGATGGTGCTGTTGGTAAAACCTGTCTCCTAATTTCTTACACAACAAATAAATTCCCATCGGAATATGTACCAACG gTTTTTGATAACTATGCTGTAACGGTGATGATTGGAGGAGAGCCTTACACCCTAGGCCTCTTTGATACCGCAG GTCAGGAAGACTATGATAGATTACGACCCCTCAGCTATCCACAGACAGATGTATTTCTGGTCTGTTTTTCAGTGGTGTCTCcttcttcatttgaaaatgtgaaagaaaag TGGGTACCTGAAATTACTCACCACTGTCCAAAGACTCCTTTCCTGCTTGTTGGGACCCAGATTGATCTAAGAGATGATCCCTCAACAATTGAGAAACTTGCCAAGAACAAGCAGAAGCCCATAACTCCAGAGACGGCTGAAAAACTGGCCCGGGACCTGAAGGCTGTCAAATATGTGGAATGCTCTGCGCTTACGCAG AGAGGTCTGAAGAATGTGTTTGATGAGGCTATCCTAGCTGCCCTCGAGCCTCCGGAAACTCAGCCCAAAAGGAAGTGCTGTATATTCTaa
- the CDC42 gene encoding cell division control protein 42 homolog isoform X2, protein MQTIKCVVVGDGAVGKTCLLISYTTNKFPSEYVPTVFDNYAVTVMIGGEPYTLGLFDTAGQEDYDRLRPLSYPQTDVFLVCFSVVSPSSFENVKEKWVPEITHHCPKTPFLLVGTQIDLRDDPSTIEKLAKNKQKPITPETAEKLARDLKAVKYVECSALTQKGLKNVFDEAILAALEPPEPKKTRRCVLL, encoded by the exons ATGCAGACGATCAAGTGTGTAGTTGTGGGTGATGGTGCTGTTGGTAAAACCTGTCTCCTAATTTCTTACACAACAAATAAATTCCCATCGGAATATGTACCAACG gTTTTTGATAACTATGCTGTAACGGTGATGATTGGAGGAGAGCCTTACACCCTAGGCCTCTTTGATACCGCAG GTCAGGAAGACTATGATAGATTACGACCCCTCAGCTATCCACAGACAGATGTATTTCTGGTCTGTTTTTCAGTGGTGTCTCcttcttcatttgaaaatgtgaaagaaaag TGGGTACCTGAAATTACTCACCACTGTCCAAAGACTCCTTTCCTGCTTGTTGGGACCCAGATTGATCTAAGAGATGATCCCTCAACAATTGAGAAACTTGCCAAGAACAAGCAGAAGCCCATAACTCCAGAGACGGCTGAAAAACTGGCCCGGGACCTGAAGGCTGTCAAATATGTGGAATGCTCTGCGCTTACGCAG AAAGGCCTAAAGAATGTATTTGACGAAGCGATATTGGCTGCCCTGGAGCCTCCGGAGCCGAAGAAGACTCGCAGGTGTGTGCTGCTATGA